One genomic segment of Luteibaculum oceani includes these proteins:
- a CDS encoding lmo0937 family membrane protein, whose product MNSLLYVLSVILVIGWLVGFFALSLGGLIHILLVMALVAILLRLIRGRSV is encoded by the coding sequence ATGAACTCGCTATTATATGTATTGTCTGTCATATTGGTCATAGGATGGTTAGTCGGATTTTTCGCCCTTAGTCTCGGAGGATTAATTCACATACTACTCGTTATGGCCTTGGTAGCCATATTATTAAGACTTATCCGAGGAAGATCGGTATAA
- a CDS encoding carboxylesterase family protein has protein sequence MRKITTLYLLFFLISVSIQAQSLRYFDKLFTKVAVDSNIFYGANYDYDNLDNQHGTNLDSLHMDIYYPEGDQETKRPLIIWVHGGYFLKGSKLDEDITYFCNEFAARGFVTAAINYRLGFEMPIDSINAVRAVYRAIQDGRAAVRFLRSKANDYGIDKERVYMGGTSAGSFVALNLAYFNLPEEVPDYLDTNERLSINEKRGFGLDGLEGLTNTIEESSKIQGIININGATKTVKWMDDAYSSSVPLISLHGTADSTVPYGTRVINVADVQTELPKDPPVPLIGVQGSYDMDWHADTMGYTSRLYTWYGAGHSPHLGYKENDTAKAYLDTIMSFTVKHIYQDFLGGSTVPGLEENERPCDYNNGDFYPCKTSSLGEEYQKSSIALYPVPMGDETQFNLPGNVKVDEVWAMDMLGRKISLDLITGNSIDTEKLKPGNYLILLKTSSGELHRIKAIK, from the coding sequence ATGCGTAAAATTACCACCCTTTACCTTTTGTTTTTCCTGATTTCGGTTAGTATTCAGGCCCAATCCCTACGCTATTTCGATAAGCTGTTTACCAAGGTCGCTGTAGACTCCAATATATTCTACGGGGCTAACTACGATTATGATAATTTGGATAATCAGCATGGAACTAATCTAGATTCTTTACACATGGATATCTATTATCCTGAGGGAGATCAAGAAACAAAAAGACCATTAATAATTTGGGTTCACGGTGGATATTTCCTTAAAGGATCCAAGCTTGATGAGGATATTACTTATTTCTGTAATGAGTTTGCCGCTAGAGGATTTGTTACTGCTGCAATAAATTATCGCTTAGGATTCGAGATGCCTATTGATTCCATTAACGCGGTGCGAGCGGTTTACAGAGCCATTCAAGACGGTCGTGCAGCAGTTAGGTTTTTACGTTCTAAAGCCAATGATTACGGTATAGACAAGGAAAGAGTATATATGGGGGGAACCTCAGCTGGATCATTTGTAGCCTTAAATCTAGCTTACTTCAATTTACCCGAGGAGGTGCCAGATTATCTTGATACCAATGAAAGACTGAGCATCAACGAAAAGCGAGGCTTTGGTTTAGATGGATTAGAGGGGCTGACCAATACGATTGAGGAATCTTCAAAAATTCAGGGAATCATTAACATAAATGGTGCTACCAAAACGGTAAAGTGGATGGATGATGCTTATTCTTCTTCCGTACCGTTAATTTCATTGCATGGTACTGCCGATTCTACCGTACCATACGGAACGAGAGTTATAAACGTGGCTGATGTGCAAACCGAGTTGCCAAAAGATCCACCGGTTCCTCTAATTGGTGTTCAAGGAAGTTACGATATGGATTGGCATGCTGATACAATGGGGTATACTTCTAGATTGTACACATGGTATGGAGCTGGGCACTCCCCACATTTAGGATATAAGGAAAACGATACGGCTAAGGCCTATCTAGATACCATAATGTCTTTTACTGTTAAGCATATTTATCAAGATTTTCTAGGTGGAAGTACCGTACCAGGTCTTGAGGAAAACGAGAGACCATGTGACTATAACAATGGAGATTTCTACCCATGCAAGACCAGTTCTTTAGGGGAAGAGTATCAAAAATCAAGCATTGCCTTGTATCCCGTTCCAATGGGAGATGAAACCCAATTTAACTTGCCAGGTAATGTAAAGGTTGATGAAGTCTGGGCCATGGATATGCTTGGAAGAAAAATATCTCTGGATTTAATAACTGGAAATTCAATCGATACCGAAAAGCTTAAACCGGGTAATTATTTAATCCTCCTAAAAACGAGTTCTGGAGAACTCCACAGAATAAAAGCCATTAAATAA
- a CDS encoding alpha/beta hydrolase, producing MKKLFTLFLLSISLVGFGQNCDTKYQNIIFDSVDVSTVQYGAAMNADGVMQDLFMDIYQPKGDTASNRPLVLLAFGGSFITGTRTSDELVYFANKLALRGYVVASIDYRLGKITDLGQEQGLVKTVFRAVQDGKAAVRFFRKDADTDNNYRINPATIFTGGTSAGAILQLHLAFVDDVNKLPMQWQTWLGEVGGLEGNSGNPGYCSKSNGVFSFSGGFADTSWIEPNDVPVYSVHSTQDGIVRYDYGRPIGGNAPIELYGSGLITPRLLNIGVHAVLDTYQDDTHPSFLVEGDAAETARRLDSTEKHLVKFLHDILPCNTNNVLATDQEQCQSFTSVEELAVNNEFYLYPNPADNEIFISNRLKGEAQIFDQTGKLVKSEIISTNKIYVGDLETGIYFVGLPNGDRHRVIIK from the coding sequence ATGAAAAAACTATTTACCCTATTCCTTTTATCCATTTCCTTGGTAGGATTTGGTCAAAATTGTGATACCAAGTATCAAAACATCATTTTCGACTCAGTGGATGTCAGCACCGTTCAGTATGGAGCTGCCATGAATGCCGATGGTGTTATGCAAGATCTCTTTATGGACATATACCAACCAAAAGGAGATACAGCAAGTAATAGACCCCTTGTTCTCTTAGCGTTTGGAGGCTCCTTTATTACGGGAACTCGAACGAGTGACGAACTTGTATATTTTGCCAACAAGCTTGCTCTACGAGGTTATGTGGTTGCTAGCATCGACTATCGCTTAGGTAAAATCACTGACCTTGGTCAAGAGCAAGGATTGGTTAAAACGGTATTTAGAGCTGTTCAAGATGGGAAAGCAGCGGTGCGTTTTTTCAGAAAAGACGCTGATACCGATAATAATTACCGCATTAATCCCGCTACGATTTTTACTGGAGGAACATCAGCTGGAGCAATCTTACAATTGCACCTAGCTTTTGTAGACGACGTAAATAAACTTCCAATGCAATGGCAAACGTGGCTTGGAGAAGTAGGTGGACTGGAAGGTAACAGTGGAAATCCTGGTTACTGTTCCAAATCTAACGGAGTATTTAGCTTTTCTGGTGGATTTGCAGACACCAGTTGGATAGAGCCTAACGATGTACCTGTGTACTCCGTACACTCAACCCAAGATGGTATTGTTCGTTACGACTACGGAAGACCCATTGGTGGCAACGCTCCTATTGAATTATACGGAAGCGGACTAATCACTCCTCGTTTATTAAATATTGGAGTTCATGCCGTTCTAGACACATACCAAGATGACACCCATCCTTCTTTCTTGGTAGAGGGAGATGCAGCGGAAACCGCACGAAGATTAGATTCTACAGAAAAGCACTTGGTAAAATTCTTACATGACATCCTACCCTGTAACACTAACAATGTGTTAGCTACAGATCAGGAGCAATGCCAATCTTTTACCAGTGTTGAAGAGTTGGCAGTAAATAACGAATTCTATCTGTACCCAAATCCAGCAGACAACGAAATCTTTATTTCAAACCGCCTTAAGGGAGAAGCTCAGATTTTCGATCAAACAGGGAAACTTGTTAAGTCTGAAATAATAAGCACTAACAAGATTTATGTGGGCGATTTAGAAACAGGAATTTATTTTGTTGGACTGCCCAACGGCGACCGACACCGAGTGATTATCAAGTAA
- a CDS encoding lipocalin family protein, protein MKTLNKNLIYLLAFTLFAVSCSKYEDGPVVSLIPKKDRITNYWKVEKAYEDGNDVTSSYEQYELELRNDNSATLQARYSGNAGTIIFETDGTWEFQNGKSDLKLDYENDEADETYIILRLTQEELWLLSKGDDVELRLEPK, encoded by the coding sequence ATGAAAACCCTCAATAAAAACTTAATATATCTATTGGCATTTACCCTTTTTGCGGTGAGTTGCTCCAAATACGAAGACGGTCCGGTTGTTAGTCTAATCCCCAAGAAAGACAGGATAACCAACTACTGGAAAGTAGAAAAAGCCTATGAAGACGGGAATGATGTAACAAGCTCTTACGAGCAATACGAGCTGGAGCTTCGCAACGATAACAGCGCAACTTTACAAGCTAGATATAGCGGTAACGCCGGAACCATAATCTTTGAAACCGATGGAACATGGGAATTTCAGAATGGGAAATCGGACCTGAAATTAGATTATGAAAACGACGAAGCAGATGAAACCTACATTATTCTACGATTGACGCAAGAAGAGCTTTGGCTTTTAAGCAAAGGTGATGATGTAGAGCTTAGACTTGAACCCAAGTAA